One window of Methanomassiliicoccus sp. genomic DNA carries:
- a CDS encoding DEAD/DEAH box helicase: MFVEHPLIARESVEDRTYQRALAESCLRSSTLVVLPTGMGKTVIALLVIADVLMAKKGKVLLLAPTKPLVEQHALFLKDKLVGKRVAVLTGEIDPEEREAEWVQSDVIASTPQVVANDLRTERVSLRDVRLIMFDEAHRGVGNYAYVAIAQEYMGHNGLVMGMTASPGSSMAKIKEVCTNLGIENIEVRSEMDPDVAPYVHDIQMDWVEVEVPVGMRKLADVLRKLFNRYIQELVAMGVMTSARPPSIKYLLEVQRAIQVRLNKGEKNRTIYNALSVQARAIKVGHALELAETQGVTALTSYLEKLREEASSEEGSKASRAIVASEEFQEVERLLGSLKMEHPKISRVMSIVSNQLQVKPDSRVLVFTQYRDTCDMVTNLLSRIEGARVTKLIGQSGRGSDKGLRQKEQIGVLQRFRDGEFNVVVATSVGEEGLDVANTDLVIFYEPVPSEIRSIQRRGRTGRSRAGRVVVLVTAGTRDEASLNSSEKKEREMRKRLRTLKQQWDRENGRDEASVPKPKKGQSNLSDFPPKA; the protein is encoded by the coding sequence GTGTTCGTAGAGCATCCCCTAATCGCCCGGGAAAGTGTCGAAGATAGGACCTATCAACGAGCACTGGCGGAATCCTGCCTGCGCTCCTCCACGCTTGTGGTCCTCCCCACGGGCATGGGGAAGACGGTCATCGCCCTGCTGGTCATCGCGGACGTGCTGATGGCCAAGAAGGGAAAGGTGCTCCTGCTCGCGCCCACCAAACCCCTGGTGGAGCAGCACGCCCTTTTCCTAAAGGACAAACTGGTGGGTAAGAGGGTCGCGGTGCTCACCGGGGAGATCGATCCCGAGGAGAGGGAAGCAGAATGGGTCCAGAGCGACGTCATAGCCTCCACCCCCCAGGTGGTGGCCAATGACCTGCGCACGGAGCGGGTCTCGCTGCGGGACGTGCGCCTCATCATGTTCGATGAAGCGCATCGCGGTGTGGGCAACTACGCGTACGTGGCCATCGCCCAGGAGTATATGGGGCACAACGGCCTGGTGATGGGGATGACCGCCTCCCCCGGCTCCAGCATGGCCAAGATCAAGGAGGTGTGCACCAACCTGGGGATCGAGAACATCGAGGTACGCTCGGAGATGGACCCCGACGTCGCGCCGTACGTCCACGATATCCAGATGGACTGGGTGGAGGTCGAGGTACCGGTGGGCATGCGAAAGTTGGCCGATGTGCTGCGGAAGCTGTTCAACCGGTACATCCAGGAGCTGGTGGCGATGGGTGTGATGACGAGCGCGCGGCCGCCATCCATCAAGTACCTGCTGGAGGTCCAGAGGGCCATCCAGGTAAGGCTCAACAAGGGAGAGAAGAACCGCACCATATATAACGCGCTTTCTGTCCAGGCTCGGGCCATCAAGGTGGGCCATGCCCTGGAGCTGGCCGAGACCCAGGGGGTGACGGCCCTGACCAGCTACCTGGAGAAGCTCCGGGAGGAGGCTTCATCAGAAGAAGGCTCCAAGGCCTCCCGGGCCATCGTGGCCTCCGAGGAGTTCCAGGAGGTAGAGCGGCTGCTGGGCTCGCTGAAGATGGAGCACCCCAAGATCTCGCGTGTCATGAGTATCGTGAGCAACCAGCTGCAGGTCAAGCCCGACTCCCGGGTGCTGGTGTTCACCCAGTACCGCGACACCTGTGACATGGTCACCAATCTCCTATCAAGAATAGAAGGCGCAAGGGTCACCAAGCTAATCGGCCAGTCCGGACGGGGGAGTGACAAGGGACTGAGGCAGAAGGAGCAGATCGGGGTCCTGCAACGCTTCCGAGACGGAGAGTTCAACGTGGTGGTGGCGACCTCCGTGGGCGAGGAAGGCCTGGACGTGGCCAACACCGACCTGGTGATCTTCTACGAGCCGGTGCCGTCCGAGATCCGATCGATTCAGAGGAGGGGGCGAACGGGGCGGTCGCGGGCGGGGCGCGTGGTGGTGCTGGTCACCGCTGGCACCAGGGACGAGGCCTCGCTGAACTCCAGTGAGAAGAAGGAGCGGGAGATGCGCAAGCGTCTGCGTACCCTTAAGCAGCAGTGGGACAGGGAGAACGGTAGGGACGAGGCGTCTGTTCCGAAGCCTAAGAAGGGGCAGTCGAACCTGTCAGACTTCCCCCCGAAAGCATAG
- a CDS encoding iron-sulfur cluster assembly accessory protein, translating into MVTVSTEAIKFINDLLEKNEKKGYGIRIYLAGMGCSGPQFGMAFQEKKNSDDNEEKVDGFSFYYDGETGEMLEGSTVDYIETPNGAGLVVNNPNLRSGCGTCGGCH; encoded by the coding sequence ATGGTTACCGTCAGCACTGAAGCGATAAAGTTCATCAATGACCTGTTGGAAAAGAACGAAAAGAAAGGATACGGTATCAGGATCTATCTGGCAGGCATGGGCTGCTCCGGTCCCCAGTTCGGGATGGCTTTCCAGGAGAAGAAGAACTCGGATGACAATGAGGAGAAGGTCGACGGCTTCTCCTTCTACTATGACGGAGAGACCGGAGAGATGCTCGAGGGGTCCACGGTCGACTACATCGAGACGCCCAACGGTGCCGGTCTGGTCGTCAATAACCCCAACCTCAGGTCCGGCTGCGGCACCTGCGGCGGCTGCCATTAA
- a CDS encoding ATP-dependent DNA ligase has product MLYYDLVKVYQALESTTSRLEMADILADLFRSTDCAHIKKIVYMTQGSIVPDFCPEKLGMADKLYVRTLLAATGANEESVRKLWAQEGDLGIITEKVFENKRQTTLFSEPLTLDRVYDALLKVARSEGSGSQEYKTRYLADILHDAKPAEARYIARIVTGRMRLGVASQTVIDSLAQAFATKQDKAAVERAFNITSDLGLVGEVLCQKGIAGLEEMHVRVGNPLRAMLAERLPSPEEILQRMGGQAMFEYKYDGLRVQAHIQDGNVTLYSRRLEDLTSQFPDVVKSLKEAFTCKSAIVEGECVPVDINTGELLPFQEVSHRRGRKHGLTEAIEEYPVRIHLFDCLYLDGADMTDEPLPDRRTALTRCIKITEDVRFSEARVLDDPSKVQEFFIEALNAGCEGLMAKFLGEGSVYRAGSRGFLWIKYKKEYRSEMNDTVDLVVVGAFHGRGRRGGMYGALLMATYDADEDRFETVSKLGSGFDDATLALLPDRLDPYRIAERHPLVESKMEADVWFEPALVLEVLGAEISLSPIHTCAHGRIRDGAGLAIRFPRFTGTFRDDKRPRDATTSHELYDMYNAQLKKVES; this is encoded by the coding sequence ATGCTATACTATGACCTGGTCAAGGTTTACCAGGCCCTCGAGTCCACCACTTCCAGGCTGGAGATGGCCGACATCCTCGCCGACCTCTTCAGGTCCACTGACTGCGCTCACATCAAGAAGATCGTATACATGACCCAGGGCAGCATTGTCCCCGACTTCTGCCCGGAGAAGCTGGGGATGGCCGATAAGCTGTATGTCCGCACCCTGCTGGCGGCCACTGGCGCCAACGAGGAGTCGGTCCGCAAGCTGTGGGCCCAGGAGGGAGACCTCGGTATCATCACCGAGAAGGTATTCGAGAACAAACGCCAGACCACCCTGTTCTCCGAGCCCTTGACGCTCGATCGTGTTTACGATGCCCTCCTGAAGGTCGCGCGTTCCGAGGGGAGCGGTTCCCAGGAGTACAAGACCCGTTACCTGGCGGACATACTGCATGACGCCAAGCCTGCCGAGGCGCGGTACATAGCACGCATCGTCACCGGCCGCATGCGCCTGGGGGTGGCCTCGCAGACGGTCATCGATTCGCTGGCCCAGGCCTTCGCCACCAAGCAGGACAAGGCGGCGGTGGAGCGGGCGTTCAACATCACCTCCGACCTCGGCCTTGTGGGGGAGGTACTTTGCCAGAAAGGGATCGCCGGGCTGGAGGAGATGCATGTACGGGTCGGAAACCCTTTACGCGCCATGCTGGCGGAGAGACTGCCATCACCGGAGGAGATCCTGCAGAGGATGGGGGGTCAGGCCATGTTCGAGTACAAGTATGACGGCCTGCGTGTCCAGGCCCATATCCAGGACGGGAACGTCACCCTGTACTCCCGCCGCTTGGAGGACCTCACCTCCCAGTTCCCCGATGTGGTCAAATCTCTGAAAGAGGCTTTCACTTGTAAAAGCGCCATCGTCGAGGGGGAGTGCGTCCCTGTGGACATAAACACCGGGGAGCTTCTGCCGTTCCAGGAGGTATCGCATCGGCGAGGGAGGAAGCACGGCCTGACCGAGGCCATCGAGGAGTATCCCGTGCGCATACATTTGTTCGACTGCCTGTACCTTGACGGAGCGGACATGACCGATGAGCCCCTGCCGGACCGCCGCACCGCGCTCACCAGGTGCATCAAGATCACCGAGGACGTCCGCTTCTCCGAGGCCAGGGTCCTTGACGACCCCTCCAAGGTCCAGGAGTTCTTCATTGAGGCCCTCAACGCTGGATGCGAGGGGTTGATGGCCAAGTTCCTCGGCGAGGGTTCGGTCTACCGCGCCGGCTCCCGTGGCTTCCTATGGATCAAGTACAAGAAGGAGTACCGCTCGGAGATGAACGACACCGTCGATCTGGTGGTCGTGGGAGCGTTCCACGGGCGAGGGCGGCGCGGGGGGATGTATGGCGCTCTACTCATGGCCACGTACGACGCGGACGAGGACCGCTTCGAGACCGTGAGCAAGCTCGGGAGCGGTTTCGACGATGCCACCCTGGCCCTCTTGCCGGATAGGCTGGACCCCTACCGTATTGCGGAACGTCATCCTCTGGTGGAGTCCAAGATGGAGGCTGACGTGTGGTTCGAACCGGCATTGGTCCTGGAGGTGCTGGGGGCAGAGATAAGCCTGTCCCCCATCCATACCTGCGCCCATGGCCGCATCCGGGACGGGGCGGGGCTGGCGATCAGATTCCCCCGCTTCACGGGGACGTTCCGAGACGATAAGAGACCCAGGGACGCCACCACCAGCCATGAATTGTACGACATGTACAACGCCCAGCTGAAGAAGGTCGAGAGCTGA
- a CDS encoding DUF429 domain-containing protein — protein MPPALRYIGIDLAWKVSPPRHEGTGLCIIEGDGEVSCARSLTTDQEVLDQIRCEDIWVGVDAPLRIPPGKSIRNCERDLRSMGMRILPSGREFHQNHYGGCRGAMLANRMMGMGLEYFGKGRRALYEVYPHAVLRSLPPPPPRYKKGPRSLREAEAARALELLSRWESTLQWSPTMSKVLTRGEGAADRLDALLAAVSLYRHSLYSGERSLILGDDDDGFLLLPRGWEDDR, from the coding sequence ATGCCCCCCGCGTTGAGATATATCGGCATCGACCTGGCGTGGAAGGTGTCCCCTCCGCGGCACGAGGGGACCGGCCTCTGCATCATCGAAGGGGACGGGGAGGTTTCCTGCGCCCGGTCGCTGACCACGGACCAGGAGGTGCTCGACCAAATAAGATGTGAGGACATCTGGGTGGGTGTGGACGCACCCCTCCGTATCCCTCCAGGGAAATCCATTCGTAACTGCGAGAGGGATCTCCGGTCCATGGGCATGAGGATCCTTCCCTCAGGAAGGGAGTTCCACCAGAACCATTACGGGGGCTGCCGCGGAGCGATGCTGGCGAACAGAATGATGGGGATGGGGCTGGAGTACTTCGGAAAGGGTCGGAGGGCGCTCTACGAGGTCTACCCCCATGCCGTCCTACGGTCCCTCCCGCCACCCCCACCACGGTACAAGAAGGGACCCCGGTCCCTTCGCGAGGCTGAGGCCGCGAGGGCCTTGGAACTTCTATCGCGTTGGGAATCGACGCTGCAGTGGTCGCCTACGATGAGCAAGGTCCTGACCCGGGGGGAGGGGGCGGCCGACCGGCTGGACGCTCTCCTGGCCGCAGTTTCATTGTATCGCCATAGCCTATACTCCGGGGAGCGTTCACTTATCCTCGGAGACGATGATGACGGATTCCTGCTATTGCCTCGGGGCTGGGAAGATGACCGCTGA
- a CDS encoding HD domain-containing protein, translated as MAAGRQWVNEISEKGLEIDCIYAIKKKDPPRKGKKAGYFFSIVVSDATGEIKVNFWGKGEEASVRSTYEALREGSMVRVRGRSDLFGDSVVVQVNQGNGDILEEAKEGTYDLAEFIVTSKKDPEVMFQELLDLLSQIRDENIRRMLELMFSDPALVTAFKRSPASVSYHCAWVGGLLEHTLKVARACDFISQLYDELDRDLLLASAVLHDIGKVRCYNVSTAITESVDGRLRGHIVIGAQMVEDTCSRCPDFPETLRTKLVHMVLASHGAYEKGSPTLPSIPEALALTFADEMDAKLERFIRARDNGGREDLFVVDHMLGTKVFLG; from the coding sequence ATGGCCGCCGGGCGCCAATGGGTAAATGAGATATCAGAGAAAGGATTGGAGATCGACTGCATATATGCTATCAAGAAGAAGGACCCCCCTCGGAAGGGGAAGAAGGCTGGTTACTTCTTCAGCATCGTCGTCTCCGATGCCACGGGAGAGATAAAGGTCAATTTCTGGGGAAAGGGCGAGGAGGCCTCGGTACGCAGCACCTACGAGGCGCTGCGCGAGGGCAGCATGGTCCGTGTGAGGGGCCGTAGCGACCTCTTCGGGGATTCGGTGGTGGTGCAGGTGAACCAAGGTAACGGTGACATCCTCGAGGAGGCCAAGGAGGGCACCTACGACCTCGCGGAGTTCATTGTCACCTCCAAGAAGGATCCGGAGGTCATGTTCCAGGAACTGCTGGATCTGTTGTCCCAGATCAGGGATGAGAACATCCGCCGCATGCTGGAGCTCATGTTCTCGGACCCCGCTCTGGTCACTGCCTTTAAGAGATCCCCCGCATCCGTTTCGTACCACTGCGCATGGGTAGGAGGGTTGCTGGAGCACACCCTCAAAGTGGCCCGGGCTTGCGACTTCATTTCGCAGCTCTACGATGAACTGGACCGCGATCTTCTGCTGGCATCGGCGGTCCTGCATGACATCGGCAAGGTGAGGTGCTACAACGTCTCCACGGCCATCACCGAGTCGGTGGACGGTCGGTTGAGGGGACACATCGTGATAGGTGCCCAGATGGTGGAGGACACTTGCTCTCGGTGCCCTGATTTCCCCGAGACCCTGAGGACCAAGCTGGTGCATATGGTCCTGGCCAGCCACGGTGCTTACGAGAAGGGGTCTCCCACCCTTCCCTCGATACCGGAGGCCCTGGCCCTGACATTCGCCGATGAGATGGACGCCAAGCTGGAACGTTTCATACGGGCGCGGGACAACGGGGGCCGCGAGGACCTCTTCGTTGTCGACCACATGCTTGGAACCAAGGTCTTCCTGGGTTGA
- a CDS encoding tetratricopeptide repeat protein, with the protein MQSVWTKRPSWSQLAALALGIASVFLAWSEIRYGTHYIEARLIDLMVEGGDANFLFLIFGTAFLAGLLSSLWWEKAWFLQLSGLVLLTLTLIGSLGRTTGSEGLLEMLAASLHRMGLGTFLAWTATLISIPLHRPYISRSIHGRDRPSGRSSRRERSKGDHVSTIRIPPRTRDGSGGNGQRPSSNYDQAMAQGSFELSNGDLDSALRSYGRALRACRNASERAACKVQISVVLHRKGDLEEAHLFLQEAKVLDPLSWTNGQGTARLLPMKRPTSKKRIRFGLSPEP; encoded by the coding sequence ATGCAGTCGGTCTGGACAAAGAGGCCTAGCTGGTCGCAGCTGGCGGCGCTCGCGCTGGGAATTGCCAGCGTATTCCTTGCGTGGTCTGAGATAAGATACGGGACGCACTACATCGAGGCCAGGCTCATCGATCTGATGGTGGAGGGAGGGGATGCGAACTTCCTTTTCCTTATTTTTGGAACGGCGTTCCTCGCCGGCCTACTGTCGTCTCTGTGGTGGGAGAAGGCGTGGTTCCTGCAGCTCTCGGGGCTCGTGCTTCTCACCCTCACCCTCATCGGCTCGCTGGGGAGGACCACGGGGTCCGAGGGCCTACTGGAGATGCTGGCCGCATCATTACATAGGATGGGCCTGGGAACCTTCCTAGCGTGGACGGCCACCCTCATCTCGATTCCCCTGCATCGTCCATACATCTCTCGTTCGATACACGGCCGGGACCGACCCTCAGGGCGCAGCTCACGACGTGAACGCTCCAAGGGCGACCACGTCAGCACCATCAGAATCCCCCCTCGGACGCGGGATGGATCAGGCGGGAACGGTCAGCGACCATCGTCCAACTATGACCAGGCGATGGCCCAAGGTTCCTTCGAGCTCAGCAACGGTGACCTCGACTCAGCCTTGCGCTCATATGGTCGGGCCCTGCGCGCCTGCAGGAACGCCAGCGAGAGGGCCGCCTGCAAGGTGCAAATATCTGTGGTCCTTCACCGGAAGGGAGACCTGGAAGAGGCACATCTGTTCCTTCAAGAGGCGAAGGTGCTCGATCCCCTTTCCTGGACCAACGGTCAGGGGACAGCTCGATTGCTGCCGATGAAAAGACCCACCTCGAAGAAAAGGATAAGGTTCGGATTGTCCCCCGAGCCGTAA
- a CDS encoding M48 family metallopeptidase has product MTAECDELGTAFCTVGTNFGYEDIDVKFGRYKEFKSTWCRSGKKVSFQITDYLSGAGPEVLEDFALSLYMKIAHRGDGNIYGPRLKEYLVSDEFLERNQPLYVKRSRNLSRSPLGENFDLRDTHNNLLASGMLGESRNVSLNWTINENRMRVGYCSTIMHVVAISSILDNMNVPEYVHEYVLYHELLHLEDGLSNGRRHHTAEFRAKEHLYPRWRESEDWLRRLAAKKVDLSRS; this is encoded by the coding sequence ATGACCGCTGAATGTGACGAACTGGGTACCGCGTTTTGCACCGTGGGAACGAACTTCGGTTACGAGGACATCGATGTCAAGTTCGGACGATACAAGGAGTTCAAGAGCACTTGGTGCCGGAGCGGCAAGAAGGTCTCTTTCCAGATAACCGATTACCTTTCGGGAGCGGGTCCCGAGGTATTGGAAGACTTTGCCCTGTCCCTCTACATGAAGATCGCCCACAGGGGGGACGGCAACATATACGGTCCCCGACTGAAGGAGTATCTGGTCTCCGATGAGTTCCTGGAGCGAAACCAGCCTCTTTACGTGAAGCGGAGCCGCAACCTATCGAGGAGCCCTCTGGGTGAGAACTTCGATCTACGGGACACCCACAACAACCTCTTGGCATCGGGGATGCTGGGTGAGTCCCGGAACGTTTCGCTGAACTGGACGATAAACGAGAACCGGATGAGGGTGGGGTACTGCAGCACCATAATGCATGTGGTGGCCATCTCCTCGATCCTGGACAACATGAACGTCCCAGAATATGTCCACGAGTATGTCCTGTACCATGAGCTCCTGCACCTCGAGGACGGTCTCTCTAACGGTAGGAGGCACCACACTGCTGAGTTCCGGGCCAAGGAACACCTCTACCCCAGGTGGAGAGAGTCCGAGGATTGGCTGAGGCGGCTGGCAGCGAAGAAGGTGGACCTTTCACGTTCATGA
- a CDS encoding amino acid permease, producing MIGIGPNIGSSIFLLIGLATEIVGPALLITFLLNFIVTIFTALAYAELSSAFPETGGGYLWIKEGLFEPLGFLGGWMSWIGHCIACSVYAIGFGTGVSLLLDQYNIVIPGVPMEWVSTAFTVGIAVLFCLLNIRGVKGAGKSEILVSSFLLGIIVLFCLFCIAYVFGSPDAAGASGFGPVFLPFGYLSIATSMGFTFMIFEGYEVVAQTGEEAKDPERTVPKAMFLCITISAVLFITVAAVTFATIGWEAAAVGGDHALNIAADRTIPFMGGALMSVGMIIGSVAAVNSIVFSTSRVSFAMGRDGNLPTVFGKLHPETHTPVIAILISGIIIIVMAVSFDISKVATVADVLILLLFVLVNLSAISLRKKRPDAKRSFITPFFPWIPIIGVVTTTFLAILLFELDMMAWYIALAVIFAGLLVHYFAKGRAEIEHFAPAALPELSDEAKARYRVLVPIDDPKNEGLVDMAVMLAAKNQGEIVLITVAEVPHAVPLSAVDMKLVEDRAHTVKKAQEYSELRGIKARAIVSVSHDVVATVIDTAKEQAINVIIVGWKGYTHTQKRVLGRKLDDIVRQTPCDIMVLKTETKLRPEKIMILSGGLWHVSKATEVAADIAQVNSSRVTILNVIINERYLVKASDYSKRLRKIVEMRKVPVIIKDIRPESFVGGVVAESLETDLLVIGSSAAKRWDQFAFGAIQDTIAKNARSPVLVYKRVAPGTPDAPDDKD from the coding sequence ATGATAGGTATCGGACCGAACATCGGCTCGTCCATCTTCCTACTCATCGGTCTGGCCACAGAGATAGTAGGCCCCGCCCTCCTGATAACGTTCCTACTGAACTTCATAGTGACCATATTCACCGCCCTGGCATATGCGGAGCTTTCCAGCGCGTTCCCGGAGACCGGGGGAGGTTACCTGTGGATTAAGGAGGGGCTCTTCGAACCGCTGGGGTTCCTGGGGGGTTGGATGTCATGGATCGGCCATTGCATCGCCTGCAGCGTTTATGCAATAGGCTTCGGTACCGGTGTCTCCCTCCTCCTCGATCAGTACAACATCGTCATACCTGGGGTGCCCATGGAGTGGGTGTCCACGGCCTTTACCGTGGGTATCGCCGTGCTCTTCTGCCTGCTCAACATCCGAGGGGTGAAAGGTGCAGGGAAATCGGAGATACTGGTCTCCTCCTTCCTCTTGGGCATCATCGTCCTGTTCTGCCTCTTCTGCATCGCCTACGTATTCGGCAGCCCTGACGCCGCCGGGGCCTCGGGCTTCGGACCCGTTTTCCTCCCCTTCGGCTATCTATCCATAGCCACCTCCATGGGCTTCACCTTCATGATCTTCGAGGGCTATGAGGTCGTGGCGCAGACAGGGGAGGAGGCCAAGGACCCTGAGAGGACTGTGCCCAAGGCGATGTTCCTGTGCATCACCATCTCCGCGGTGCTCTTTATCACCGTGGCCGCGGTGACCTTCGCCACCATCGGATGGGAGGCCGCGGCCGTGGGCGGAGATCACGCCCTGAACATCGCGGCCGACCGGACCATACCCTTCATGGGAGGGGCACTGATGTCCGTGGGGATGATCATCGGCTCGGTGGCCGCGGTCAACTCCATTGTGTTCTCCACATCCCGGGTCTCTTTCGCCATGGGCCGGGACGGGAACCTTCCTACGGTCTTCGGTAAGCTCCATCCCGAGACGCATACGCCGGTGATAGCCATCCTTATCAGCGGCATAATAATCATAGTCATGGCCGTGAGCTTTGACATCAGCAAGGTGGCCACGGTCGCGGACGTGCTGATCCTCCTCCTCTTCGTGCTGGTGAACCTGTCGGCCATATCGCTGCGGAAGAAGAGGCCGGACGCCAAGCGCTCATTCATCACTCCCTTCTTCCCCTGGATACCCATAATCGGGGTGGTCACCACCACATTCCTGGCCATCCTCCTCTTCGAACTGGACATGATGGCCTGGTACATCGCCCTGGCGGTCATATTCGCAGGGCTGTTGGTCCACTACTTCGCCAAGGGACGTGCAGAGATCGAACACTTCGCCCCCGCCGCCCTCCCCGAGCTGAGCGATGAGGCCAAGGCCCGCTACAGGGTCCTGGTGCCTATAGATGATCCCAAGAACGAGGGCCTGGTGGACATGGCAGTGATGCTCGCGGCCAAGAACCAGGGCGAGATCGTACTCATCACCGTGGCGGAGGTCCCCCACGCCGTTCCCCTGAGCGCTGTGGACATGAAGCTGGTGGAGGACCGTGCCCATACCGTGAAAAAGGCCCAGGAGTACTCGGAGCTTAGAGGAATAAAGGCCAGGGCCATCGTCTCCGTGTCCCACGATGTGGTGGCCACGGTCATCGACACTGCCAAGGAGCAGGCGATCAACGTCATCATCGTGGGCTGGAAGGGTTACACCCACACCCAGAAGAGGGTCCTCGGCCGCAAGCTGGACGACATCGTTCGCCAGACACCATGCGACATCATGGTCCTGAAGACCGAGACCAAGCTGCGGCCGGAGAAGATCATGATCCTTTCAGGGGGGCTGTGGCATGTGAGCAAGGCCACCGAGGTGGCCGCGGACATCGCCCAAGTGAACAGCTCCCGTGTCACCATCCTCAACGTCATCATCAATGAGCGATACCTCGTCAAGGCCTCCGACTATTCCAAGAGGCTCCGCAAGATCGTAGAGATGAGGAAGGTACCAGTGATCATAAAGGACATACGCCCGGAGTCGTTCGTGGGCGGAGTGGTGGCCGAGTCGCTGGAGACAGACCTTCTGGTCATCGGCTCCTCCGCCGCTAAGCGCTGGGACCAGTTCGCCTTCGGGGCCATACAGGACACCATCGCCAAGAACGCCCGGAGCCCCGTGCTGGTGTACAAGCGGGTGGCCCCGGGAACACCGGACGCACCTGACGACAAGGACTGA
- a CDS encoding SOS response-associated peptidase — translation MCGRFTIGEIKDLMTRFSIEEPVADMPRPRYNVAPTQSSPVVVRRSPNRLIMMRFGLIPFWAKDQKIGSRLINARAETIAERPAFRAALKDRRCLVPTTGFYEWKDGENGKTPYFARLKDDKLFAMAGLFDRWKAPSGEEIHSFTIITTNANDLLSEVHDRMPVILSREDEVVWLEPGTLEAAERERVLSPFPSERMETYPVSRQVNDLSRDSEELIRPVPQAAGRKWF, via the coding sequence GTGTGCGGCCGCTTCACCATAGGGGAGATCAAGGATCTCATGACACGCTTCTCCATCGAGGAGCCCGTTGCAGACATGCCTAGGCCGCGCTATAACGTGGCTCCCACGCAGAGCTCGCCCGTGGTCGTGAGGAGGAGCCCTAACCGCCTGATCATGATGCGCTTCGGCCTTATCCCCTTCTGGGCCAAGGACCAGAAGATCGGCTCCAGGCTCATCAACGCCCGCGCCGAGACCATTGCCGAACGTCCGGCCTTCCGTGCCGCCCTCAAGGATCGCCGCTGCCTGGTTCCCACCACAGGCTTCTACGAATGGAAGGACGGTGAGAATGGTAAGACACCTTACTTTGCTCGCCTGAAGGATGACAAGCTCTTTGCCATGGCGGGCCTCTTCGATCGTTGGAAGGCACCCTCAGGGGAGGAGATCCACAGCTTCACCATAATCACCACCAATGCCAATGACCTCCTGTCAGAGGTGCACGATCGGATGCCGGTGATACTCTCCCGCGAGGACGAGGTCGTATGGCTGGAGCCGGGGACGCTAGAGGCTGCGGAGAGGGAGAGGGTCCTTAGTCCCTTCCCATCAGAGAGGATGGAGACCTACCCCGTGTCCAGGCAGGTCAACGACCTGAGCAGGGACTCGGAGGAGCTGATACGGCCCGTCCCTCAGGCTGCTGGCCGCAAGTGGTTCTGA
- a CDS encoding GNAT family N-acetyltransferase, which produces MRQKVMIGAISRTMTRKDLPQVLAISRENMSAIIFSSWGVEYRDEDLLHILLEPSALNEVLELDGRIVAYFSVDERNGNLFINSIQVQKACQGCGLGKKMMAYIEEQARQRESPAIELLVQYTNRSAMEFYRRMGYRLISRQGNNYLMRRTLDPGKGPRFVGLSFREETLE; this is translated from the coding sequence ATGCGGCAGAAGGTAATGATAGGAGCCATCTCCCGAACGATGACACGTAAGGACCTCCCCCAGGTCCTGGCCATCAGCAGGGAGAACATGTCGGCGATCATATTCTCATCGTGGGGGGTGGAATACCGTGATGAGGACCTCCTTCACATTCTTCTCGAGCCCTCCGCTCTCAACGAGGTGCTGGAGCTTGATGGGAGGATAGTCGCCTATTTCTCCGTGGACGAGCGCAACGGAAACCTCTTCATCAACTCCATACAGGTGCAGAAGGCCTGTCAAGGTTGCGGCCTGGGCAAGAAGATGATGGCCTACATCGAGGAGCAGGCCCGTCAGCGGGAGTCTCCTGCCATCGAGCTATTGGTGCAGTATACGAACAGGTCGGCTATGGAGTTCTACAGGCGCATGGGATATCGCCTCATCTCCCGCCAGGGCAACAACTACCTAATGAGGCGGACACTGGACCCTGGCAAGGGACCTCGTTTTGTGGGACTATCATTTAGAGAGGAGACTTTGGAATAG